A genomic window from Lycium barbarum isolate Lr01 chromosome 4, ASM1917538v2, whole genome shotgun sequence includes:
- the LOC132635996 gene encoding protein OXIDATIVE STRESS 3 LIKE 1-like: MSVSMMMEKREVEGSSGFMHALSSMSVDPKDTFKGDERFFCGNKNVVFKGKMNEEKALNSCSSSSSSIGKNSDISDGSMEKKDDSDEVQSSYKGPLSSMEALQEVLPIRKGISRFYNGKSKSFTSLREASSSSSMKEIAKPENAYIKKRRNILACGLAWESNKNRGGISKRVTNSSRTSLALAAAMNCSSGLSNICESSTNSFSTSPAPFVSRLNPHFKEYNHNYCNVSNNSPCLSPLARGNFSGWRSFSLADLQQCEFVSVTTSPPVNTKVEKEPT; the protein is encoded by the exons atgtcTGTAAGTATGATGATGGAGAAAAGGGAAGTTGAAGGTTCATCTGGATTTATGCATGCATTATCGTCTATGTCTGTTGATCCAAAAGATACATTTAAAGGAGATGAGAGGTTTTTTTGTGGTAATAAAAATGTGGTTTTTAAAGGGAAAATGAATGAAGAGAAGGCATTGAATTCATGCAgttcttcatcatcatcaattgGGAAAAATAGTGATATATCTGATGGATCAATGGAGAAAAAAGATGATTCTGATGAAGTACAGAGTTCTTATAAAGGTCCTTTGAGTTCTATGGAAGCTCTACAGGAAGTTCTACCAATCAG AAAGGGTATCTCAAGGTTCTATAATGGGAAGTCAAAATCATTCACTAGTTTAAGAGAAGCTTCATCTTCATCCTCCATGAAAGAAATTGCAAAGCCAGAAAATGCCTATATTAAGAAAAGAAGAAACATATTGGCTTGCGGTTTAGCTTGGGAGAGTAACAAGAACAGAGGTGGCATCTCAAAAAGAGTGACAAATTCTAGTAGAACCTCATTGGCACTAGCAGCAGCTATGAATTGTTCTTCAGGTCTTAGCAACATTTGTGAAAGCTCCACAAACTCATTCTCAACATCACCTGCTCCATTTGTCTCGCGTCTTAATCCTCATTTCAAAGAGTACAACCACAACTATTGTAATGTATCGAATAATTCTCCTTGTTTATCGCCATTAGCTCGTGGGAATTTCTCGGGTTGGAGATCTTTCTCTTTGGCTGATTTACAGCAGTGTGAATTTGTTTCTGTTACAACAAGTCCTCCTGTTAATACCAAAGTAGAAAAGGAGCCAACTTGA